The sequence TGCTGTATTTTACCTTGATATAAGAAGGCGACACTATTATAAAGGGGTTTTTCTCCTCCCAGAGAAGCATTTTCGTTATGGGTTACAACTCCAATTAATGTAGCTAAATTAGGGGGAATTTCTTGGGCAATTTCTGCTAATTTTTCTGCCATTAAGGTGACAAAATAGCTATTAAATAATAAGTCTTTGGGAGGATAGCCACATAGTGATAATTCTGGGGTGAGGAGGAGGTGCGCTTGTTTGTCGTGCGCTTTTTGGGCTTCATTAATAATACTCTCTGCGTTTCTTTTTATATCTCCAATAATTGGGTTTAACTGGGCTATAGCGATTTTCATTTTATATTAATATCTTATCTAAGTTATTGTCAATAATTATACTTTAGTCGTAAATGTTTTAAGTTTTACTAATAATGGCTAGTATCAAGTTCTACATCCCACCGTATAATGAATTACACTACACGGCTAACAATATCCCGTTCAATAAATTGAGCTAAGATTATTTTTAATTGATTTATGAGTGATTAAATAAACTTGATATTAAACTATTACGGCAAGAATTATCCAGCGCCCTCCACGCCATCTTTACAGTTTATTCTATGTCATCATCATCTAAAGAATTATAATCAATGTTATCAATTTGTTGATGTTTTTGACGACGAGAAACACGGCGATATTTTTTAGTATTTAACTTTGGTTCAGTGTAAACTTTTCCTGAGTTATTAACTAATTCTTTAACGCTAGATTCTACATCACGAGTCTGAGCAATTTTTTCCTCTTTAACGATAATTTCTGACAAAAATTTGAGATAGTATTCATACCTTTCCCAAGCGCCCTTCACCGCACATTCTGGCTCTTGTTGATGTAAACAATTATTAAATTTACAACTACCTTGATTTAATCTTAATTTTGCTTCGGGAAAATAATTAATTAAAGTCTCGGAAGGGCAATCGAAATCAGGTTGATTAAAACCCGGACTATCTGCTAAATAACCCCCTTGGGGTAGTTCAAACAATTCGATATGACGAGTAGTATGTCGCCCTTTTTGTAGTTTTCCTGACACTTCACCGATTCTAATTTCTAATTGAGGAATTAATAAAGAAGTTAGGCTAGATTTTCCCACGCCACTAGGTCCAGAAAGGATAGTTATTTTGTCTTTTAATACTTCTTGTAATGGTTCTATTCCCTGTCGTTTCTCAACACTGAAAAAAAAAGGATTATACCCCCAACTATTTAATGTTTCTTGCCAATTATTTTTTTTTTCTAAACTAATTAAATCAGCTTTATTTAAACCTAATAAAAGAGTTAAATTAGTGGACTCTGCTTTCACTAAAAAACGGCTTAATTGTACAGGGTCTAAACTCGGTTCTTCTAATGCAAAAACTAATAAAATTTGTTCTGTATTGGCAACGGGAGGGCGCTGGAGTTCACTTGTACGAGGTAAAACAGAAGCAATAGCGCCCCTCTCACATTCACTAGATTTGATATAAACTCGATCCCCCACCAACACAGTTTGACCGATTTTTTTTAAGCGGGTGGGGCGAGTACAAAGCATGGTTTCACCATCATCTAAGCGCACTTGGTAAAAGTTCG comes from Cyanobacterium sp. T60_A2020_053 and encodes:
- the rsgA gene encoding small ribosomal subunit biogenesis GTPase RsgA, whose translation is MSDSLEKLGTVMAVQANFYQVRLDDGETMLCTRPTRLKKIGQTVLVGDRVYIKSSECERGAIASVLPRTSELQRPPVANTEQILLVFALEEPSLDPVQLSRFLVKAESTNLTLLLGLNKADLISLEKKNNWQETLNSWGYNPFFFSVEKRQGIEPLQEVLKDKITILSGPSGVGKSSLTSLLIPQLEIRIGEVSGKLQKGRHTTRHIELFELPQGGYLADSPGFNQPDFDCPSETLINYFPEAKLRLNQGSCKFNNCLHQQEPECAVKGAWERYEYYLKFLSEIIVKEEKIAQTRDVESSVKELVNNSGKVYTEPKLNTKKYRRVSRRQKHQQIDNIDYNSLDDDDIE